The Paenibacillus sophorae genome has a segment encoding these proteins:
- the yycF gene encoding response regulator YycF has translation MGMGTILVVDDEQPIADILKFNLEKEGYEVVCAFDGISAVDLALSKRPDLMLLDLMLPGKDGMDVCREVRSAHLDIPIIMLTAKDGEIDKVLGLELGADDYVTKPFSTRELLARVKAQMRRQHKPAPAETQSDPDEGKQGVHHFDLFIDTDMYTVYKGGEPLDLTHREYELLYYMVRNAGKVMTREHLLQAVWGFEYFGDVRTVDVTIRRLREKIEENPSKPEYIFTRRGLGYLMHSPKNGGL, from the coding sequence ATGGGGATGGGAACGATTTTGGTAGTGGACGATGAACAGCCTATTGCCGATATTTTAAAGTTCAATTTGGAAAAAGAAGGGTATGAGGTCGTTTGCGCTTTTGACGGTATAAGCGCCGTGGACCTGGCCTTGTCCAAACGGCCCGATCTCATGCTGCTTGATCTCATGCTGCCCGGCAAGGACGGTATGGATGTATGCCGCGAGGTGCGGTCCGCCCATCTGGATATTCCAATCATCATGCTGACCGCCAAAGATGGGGAAATCGACAAGGTGCTGGGCCTTGAGCTTGGGGCGGACGATTATGTAACCAAGCCGTTCAGCACCCGCGAGCTGCTTGCCCGGGTCAAAGCGCAGATGCGGCGCCAGCACAAGCCGGCTCCAGCCGAGACGCAGAGCGACCCGGATGAAGGCAAGCAAGGCGTTCACCATTTCGATTTGTTTATAGATACCGACATGTATACGGTCTACAAGGGCGGGGAACCGCTCGATCTGACGCACCGCGAGTACGAACTGCTCTATTATATGGTCCGCAATGCCGGGAAGGTCATGACAAGGGAGCATTTGCTCCAGGCGGTATGGGGATTTGAATATTTCGGAGACGTGCGGACGGTCGATGTGACGATCCGGCGGCTAAGAGAGAAAATCGAAGAGAATCCGAGCAAGCCGGAGTATATATTTACCCGGCGCGGTCTTGGATATTTGATGCACAGTCCCAAAAACGGAGGATTGTGA
- a CDS encoding M23 family metallopeptidase encodes MKKQQGQASMPVAERNDAGEGMMSAPIITRSRRRLLLTWLAASAGVALLTVSFIGAHKYYVEANTEVYYRVLLHGKEIGTLSDKEHLKALFEEKRQEYQNKYPNEVMVLQTDGIATEAASGYKPVIDNEGTLDKLDGLLKAYAVGVQLVVDGKAVGIVKDQETAGAVLQGVKAYYISGEKEASGVPQLTKTAASSASASSGDKVESADIREQISIEPVKADPNKVLDVQEAVKLLTEGVEAPLVYTVHEGDTISSIASRYEITQQEIFQNNRDVKELTLQIGDELKLTVPQPPVTVVTTEKATEQIVTEPEVIVRTSDLLPKGKSKVVRPGQTGLKEMEYRLTKENGEVVKEEWLGQTVLNAPLPEVVYSGTKVAYEASGSFAWPVSGAIISSSFGERWGRLHKGVDLVSGNRTIMAADAGTVTFAGVQNGYGNVVIIDHGNGYETYYGHLSKISVSVGQKLEQGSAIGIMGNTGRSTGTHLHFEIRKSGTAMNPLKYLQ; translated from the coding sequence TTGAAGAAGCAGCAAGGTCAAGCTTCCATGCCTGTGGCTGAGCGGAATGATGCCGGGGAAGGCATGATGTCCGCTCCAATAATTACAAGATCGCGGCGGCGCCTGCTTCTGACATGGCTCGCGGCATCCGCTGGCGTTGCGCTGCTGACGGTCTCGTTCATCGGGGCGCATAAGTATTACGTGGAAGCGAATACGGAGGTCTATTACCGGGTTCTACTGCATGGCAAGGAAATCGGGACGCTTTCCGACAAGGAGCATCTGAAGGCTTTGTTTGAGGAGAAGCGCCAGGAGTATCAGAATAAATACCCGAACGAGGTAATGGTTCTGCAAACGGACGGCATCGCCACCGAGGCGGCCAGCGGCTATAAGCCGGTGATCGACAACGAGGGAACGCTGGATAAGCTGGATGGTCTGCTTAAAGCGTACGCCGTAGGCGTTCAACTGGTCGTGGATGGTAAAGCCGTCGGTATCGTTAAAGACCAGGAAACGGCCGGGGCTGTGCTTCAGGGAGTAAAAGCCTACTACATATCCGGGGAGAAGGAAGCATCCGGTGTTCCGCAATTGACCAAGACGGCGGCGTCATCGGCCTCAGCTTCCTCTGGAGACAAGGTAGAGTCAGCGGATATACGCGAACAAATATCCATCGAGCCGGTAAAGGCCGACCCGAACAAGGTGCTGGATGTGCAGGAGGCAGTCAAGCTGCTTACCGAAGGTGTGGAGGCGCCGCTCGTATATACGGTGCATGAAGGAGACACGATCTCCAGTATTGCCAGCCGATATGAAATTACGCAGCAGGAAATTTTCCAGAACAACCGGGACGTAAAGGAACTGACGCTGCAGATCGGAGACGAGCTTAAGCTGACGGTGCCGCAGCCGCCGGTTACCGTAGTAACGACGGAGAAGGCGACTGAGCAAATCGTGACGGAACCCGAAGTGATTGTGCGCACCAGTGATCTTCTGCCCAAAGGCAAATCGAAGGTGGTACGCCCGGGCCAGACGGGGCTGAAGGAAATGGAGTACCGTCTGACCAAGGAGAACGGGGAGGTCGTCAAGGAAGAATGGCTCGGCCAGACGGTTCTCAATGCTCCGCTGCCTGAGGTCGTATACAGCGGCACCAAAGTGGCTTATGAAGCTTCCGGATCATTCGCCTGGCCGGTTAGCGGTGCAATCATTTCCAGCAGCTTCGGCGAACGCTGGGGACGGCTGCATAAAGGGGTGGATCTCGTATCCGGCAACCGGACGATTATGGCTGCGGACGCTGGAACGGTAACTTTTGCCGGAGTACAAAACGGTTACGGTAATGTTGTCATTATCGACCACGGCAACGGATATGAAACGTACTATGGCCATTTAAGCAAAATCTCCGTTTCCGTCGGCCAGAAGCTGGAGCAGGGCTCCGCGATCGGAATCATGGGCAATACCGGGCGATCCACAGGCACTCATTTGCATTTTGAAATCCGCAAGAGCGGCACAGCCATGAATCCGCTCAAATATTTGCAATAA
- a CDS encoding YycH family regulatory protein, with protein MKERIKSWILALLVLGSLVESYYLIYRLPGSDSAVFSENLYVKTDNMGPEGKVENLLFPDKMIIHLGNNKHTLFYPSSTFYNLILTRLKGRSFESFQRRSVQSFNWDKIRSENPGIELSFRSGIPVALLQRVMQLSPDSLFAGESVDRIWIYSGKNDSKAHAVFFSTRGDIVYEAAKADLTVQDVQQHVDFGKSWTPYTTSNGSYYVPESNLSLMAAELPSKLYTVEQMQSSLFFDSGSTRYIREKDGSEIYTDSKRSLQVDQEHNWMSYSDPTALPAGESTNAKDVLEAVDFVNQHGGWNGTYKLEAAEESDQDRLVSFQQYYGSYPYGAYPVLDQPKLHYGLIGLRLQQGTVTAYERSLMYSEDDKGSKKIVELPGGDTLRRQLAGISQSVAIRDLYPVYLPVVKGDKLELTPVWRVDFSDGSSLTLK; from the coding sequence GTGAAGGAACGGATCAAGTCCTGGATTCTGGCGCTGCTCGTCCTGGGCAGCCTGGTGGAGAGTTATTATTTGATCTATCGTCTGCCGGGCAGCGATTCAGCGGTTTTCTCGGAGAATTTATATGTGAAGACAGACAATATGGGCCCTGAGGGAAAAGTTGAGAATTTGCTATTTCCTGATAAAATGATCATTCATCTGGGAAACAACAAACACACGCTGTTTTACCCAAGTTCGACCTTCTACAATCTGATTCTCACCCGGTTAAAGGGACGAAGCTTCGAGAGCTTCCAGCGCCGCTCCGTCCAGAGTTTCAACTGGGACAAGATCCGCAGCGAGAATCCCGGAATTGAGCTGTCGTTTCGTTCGGGCATTCCCGTAGCGCTGCTGCAGCGGGTGATGCAGCTATCCCCCGATTCTCTGTTCGCCGGAGAGAGCGTCGACCGGATCTGGATATACAGCGGGAAGAACGATTCGAAGGCGCATGCCGTTTTCTTCAGTACAAGGGGAGACATCGTGTATGAAGCGGCCAAAGCAGATCTTACCGTGCAGGATGTACAGCAGCATGTTGATTTCGGTAAATCCTGGACGCCTTACACAACGTCAAACGGCAGTTACTATGTTCCGGAGAGCAATCTGTCGCTCATGGCGGCAGAGCTGCCCTCCAAGCTGTATACGGTTGAGCAAATGCAGAGCAGCCTGTTCTTCGATAGCGGGAGCACCCGGTATATTCGGGAAAAGGACGGTTCTGAAATCTATACCGACAGCAAGCGCAGCCTCCAAGTGGATCAGGAACATAACTGGATGAGCTACAGCGATCCTACGGCGCTGCCGGCGGGCGAGAGCACCAATGCCAAGGATGTGCTGGAGGCGGTTGATTTTGTCAATCAACATGGAGGATGGAACGGGACGTACAAGCTGGAAGCGGCGGAGGAGAGCGATCAGGACCGGCTTGTTTCCTTCCAGCAGTACTATGGCTCCTATCCATACGGGGCGTACCCGGTTCTGGATCAGCCGAAGCTGCATTACGGGCTTATCGGTTTGCGGCTGCAGCAGGGAACGGTCACGGCCTACGAACGGTCATTGATGTACAGCGAGGATGATAAAGGTTCGAAAAAGATCGTGGAGCTTCCCGGAGGGGATACTCTGCGGCGGCAGCTCGCGGGGATCAGCCAATCTGTGGCGATTCGCGACCTGTACCCGGTCTATTTGCCGGTGGTCAAAGGAGACAAACTCGAGCTGACCCCCGTCTGGAGGGTCGACTTTAGTGACGGAAGCTCGCTTACGCTGAAGTAA
- a CDS encoding cold-shock protein, with the protein MQTGTVKWFNAEKGFGFIEVEGGSDVFVHFSAIVGDGFKTLDEGQRVEFNVVQGNRGPQAENVVKL; encoded by the coding sequence ATGCAAACAGGTACAGTTAAATGGTTTAACGCAGAAAAAGGCTTTGGCTTCATCGAAGTTGAAGGCGGAAGCGACGTATTCGTACATTTCAGCGCAATCGTCGGCGACGGCTTCAAAACGTTGGACGAAGGCCAACGCGTTGAATTCAACGTTGTTCAAGGCAACCGTGGACCACAAGCCGAAAACGTTGTAAAACTGTAG
- the yycI gene encoding two-component system regulatory protein YycI, which produces MDWGRAKNVLIYSFLLLNLLLCYQLWMDLREQVSANLDFTSLSGSTQQIMEQKDIRILCPIPAATPELPDITYRYSAGEGDGTVQLTRPVDSKLIFSFIELSRELESQIPDIGSYRFDPLESEVGKFVLHPLVDGKWPLFSVRLELVYSNQRIVAYRRPQIDIGEGGKGDAQKVLPASKALGSLIEKFFPQGAAVKEIELGYYGELFNSESQVAAPMWRFVLEDGKSYYVNGISADIISPKTP; this is translated from the coding sequence ATGGACTGGGGTAGAGCAAAAAATGTGCTGATCTATTCATTTCTGCTGCTGAATCTGCTGCTGTGCTACCAGCTGTGGATGGACCTGCGGGAGCAGGTCAGCGCCAATCTTGACTTCACCTCGCTTTCCGGCTCAACTCAGCAAATCATGGAGCAGAAGGATATCCGCATTCTGTGCCCCATTCCGGCGGCAACGCCAGAGCTTCCCGATATTACGTACCGCTATTCGGCCGGTGAGGGGGATGGAACGGTTCAGCTTACCCGGCCGGTTGACAGCAAACTGATTTTTTCCTTCATTGAGCTGAGCAGGGAGTTGGAGAGCCAGATCCCCGATATCGGAAGTTACCGGTTCGATCCTTTGGAAAGCGAGGTCGGCAAATTCGTACTGCATCCTTTGGTCGACGGGAAATGGCCTCTGTTCAGCGTAAGGCTGGAGCTGGTCTACAGCAATCAGAGAATCGTCGCCTACCGCCGGCCGCAGATTGATATCGGGGAAGGCGGAAAAGGTGACGCGCAGAAGGTGCTGCCGGCATCGAAGGCGCTGGGCAGTCTGATCGAGAAGTTCTTCCCACAGGGAGCGGCGGTGAAGGAAATCGAACTGGGCTATTACGGTGAACTGTTTAATTCCGAGAGCCAGGTGGCGGCGCCGATGTGGCGGTTTGTGCTGGAGGACGGAAAGTCTTATTACGTCAATGGCATCAGCGCCGACATTATCAGTCCCAAGACACCTTAG
- a CDS encoding cold-shock protein, whose translation MNYRKKPLEEIPEENTAVWSCTNDDCNGWMRDNFTFDVAPTCPLCSAPMEQSMRMLPQLLNSNSNPKALKKGISIS comes from the coding sequence ATGAACTACCGGAAGAAACCACTGGAGGAAATACCGGAAGAGAATACCGCCGTATGGTCCTGCACGAACGATGATTGCAACGGATGGATGAGAGATAATTTTACGTTTGATGTTGCGCCGACCTGCCCTTTGTGCAGCGCACCGATGGAGCAGAGTATGAGGATGCTTCCCCAACTGCTTAACTCAAACAGCAACCCTAAAGCGTTGAAGAAGGGGATTTCCATTTCTTAA
- a CDS encoding cytochrome ubiquinol oxidase subunit I encodes MDTIMLSRMQFASTTIFHFFFVPVTIGLSFIIAIMETMYVRSGNEEYKRMAKFWGKLFLVNFAIGVVTGILQEFQFGMNWSDYSRFVGDVFGAPLAVEALLAFFLESTFIGIWIFGWEKVSKKVHLLSIWFVAIGTTLSAFWILAANSFMQHPVGYTINNGRAEMNDFFALITNGQVLVEFPHTVLGAFATGAFLIIGISAIKLLRKQDVSFFQKSFKIAAIVGIISSIGVAFAGHWQAQYLVKTQPMKMAASEGLWGKSGDPAPWTVVANIDPVNKTSTHELKIPYALSFLSYSKFSGEVKGMNELQAEYEQKYGPGNYIPPVRTTFWSFRIMIVAGMAMIFITLWAVYLMWRKKFDQPNTGFMRICLSGLLLPPIANTAGWLMTEFGRQPWTVFGLMTTERSISPNITAGQVLFSLITFNGIYAALFIVLIYLFVKVIKKGPYTIEEDSHSTDPYNKKEGHHALT; translated from the coding sequence ATGGACACAATTATGCTGTCGCGCATGCAGTTTGCGTCGACAACGATTTTTCACTTTTTCTTTGTGCCGGTAACGATTGGATTATCATTCATCATCGCGATTATGGAGACCATGTACGTCCGCAGCGGCAACGAAGAATACAAGCGAATGGCAAAATTCTGGGGCAAGCTCTTTCTCGTGAACTTTGCGATCGGGGTGGTTACCGGGATTTTGCAGGAATTCCAGTTCGGAATGAACTGGTCGGATTACTCGCGCTTTGTCGGAGACGTATTCGGGGCGCCGCTTGCGGTTGAAGCGCTGCTCGCATTTTTCCTGGAATCAACGTTTATCGGAATCTGGATTTTTGGCTGGGAGAAGGTTTCCAAGAAGGTCCATCTGCTGTCCATCTGGTTTGTGGCGATTGGGACCACGCTGTCCGCTTTCTGGATCCTGGCGGCGAACTCATTTATGCAGCACCCGGTCGGATATACCATCAACAACGGCCGTGCTGAGATGAATGATTTCTTTGCGCTGATCACTAACGGTCAGGTTCTGGTTGAGTTTCCGCATACCGTATTGGGCGCTTTTGCAACCGGAGCTTTTCTGATTATCGGCATCAGCGCAATCAAGCTGCTGAGAAAGCAAGATGTTTCGTTCTTTCAAAAGTCTTTCAAAATCGCGGCAATCGTCGGCATTATCAGTTCGATTGGGGTTGCCTTTGCGGGTCACTGGCAGGCGCAGTATTTGGTTAAGACCCAGCCGATGAAGATGGCCGCCTCTGAGGGCCTATGGGGCAAGAGCGGCGATCCGGCGCCTTGGACGGTGGTTGCCAATATTGATCCTGTGAACAAGACAAGCACTCATGAACTGAAGATTCCGTATGCGCTCAGCTTCCTCTCCTACAGCAAGTTCTCCGGTGAGGTCAAAGGGATGAACGAGCTGCAGGCCGAGTATGAACAAAAGTACGGTCCGGGAAATTACATACCGCCTGTACGCACGACCTTCTGGAGCTTCCGGATTATGATCGTGGCAGGCATGGCCATGATTTTCATTACCCTATGGGCTGTGTATCTGATGTGGCGCAAGAAGTTCGATCAGCCGAACACCGGGTTTATGCGCATCTGCTTGTCGGGACTTCTGCTGCCGCCGATTGCCAATACGGCCGGTTGGCTCATGACGGAATTCGGGCGCCAGCCGTGGACGGTATTCGGTCTGATGACAACGGAAAGAAGTATTTCGCCCAACATTACGGCGGGCCAGGTATTGTTCTCGCTAATCACGTTCAACGGTATATATGCGGCTCTCTTTATCGTGCTGATCTATCTGTTCGTCAAGGTTATTAAAAAAGGACCGTACACTATCGAAGAAGACTCGCATTCGACGGACCCTTATAACAAGAAGGAGGGACACCATGCTCTCACTTAA
- a CDS encoding S1C family serine protease — MGLFDDDFYSTKVSRRRERKVSKRPMPRRWSKPFRGRSLSTMQVSAICSLISAVVAVLLFSLVTGQLSHPKGAAPAFIQNVTPSSGDPYERIIKAAATVRPAVVSIINHKEEETKDTPDESALGSGVIYRKTGDKAFIITNNHVISGAGKLEVVTVDGETRKAELVGADKVSDIAVLSIDAGGINTIAQMGDSSKLQLGETVIAIGNPLGLGDTLTSGIVSYTNRSIPVSLNQDGVYDWEQEVIQTDAAINEGNSGGALVDLNGRVIGINTMKISDTGVEGLGFAIPANHVIKIAEELSQKGKIARSYLGVYSIDLNNPYVPLAEDQRKALNLPSSVKEGVVVLDAVGPAKEAGLKLNDVITKFNGQTIDSTLSLRKYLYNETKIGDPLVITFYRHGVEQEVTVTLKEKPGE; from the coding sequence TTGGGACTGTTTGACGATGATTTCTATTCAACCAAAGTATCCAGACGGAGAGAACGAAAAGTCTCGAAGCGCCCAATGCCCCGCCGCTGGTCGAAACCCTTCAGAGGACGAAGCTTGTCAACGATGCAAGTGTCCGCGATTTGCTCCCTGATCAGCGCAGTGGTCGCAGTTCTGCTGTTCAGTCTCGTTACAGGCCAGCTTTCCCATCCAAAGGGGGCGGCGCCTGCCTTCATTCAGAATGTCACGCCAAGCAGTGGCGATCCTTATGAACGGATTATCAAGGCAGCGGCTACCGTTCGTCCAGCGGTTGTCAGCATAATCAATCATAAAGAAGAGGAAACCAAAGATACCCCGGATGAGTCGGCGCTCGGATCGGGTGTGATTTATAGGAAGACCGGCGATAAGGCATTTATTATAACCAATAACCATGTCATCTCCGGAGCAGGCAAGCTTGAGGTTGTTACGGTGGACGGCGAGACCCGCAAAGCGGAGCTTGTCGGCGCGGATAAAGTCAGCGATATTGCCGTCCTCTCCATTGATGCCGGGGGGATTAACACCATCGCGCAGATGGGCGATTCTTCAAAGCTTCAGCTGGGGGAAACGGTGATTGCGATCGGCAACCCGCTCGGCCTTGGCGACACGCTCACCTCGGGAATTGTCAGTTATACGAACCGCAGCATCCCGGTATCTCTTAACCAGGACGGCGTCTATGATTGGGAGCAGGAGGTTATCCAGACCGATGCCGCCATTAACGAGGGCAACAGCGGCGGGGCGCTCGTGGACCTGAACGGCCGCGTGATTGGCATCAACACGATGAAAATATCCGACACCGGCGTGGAAGGCCTGGGGTTTGCCATTCCGGCTAATCATGTCATCAAGATCGCGGAGGAATTGTCTCAAAAAGGGAAGATCGCGCGCTCGTATCTTGGCGTATACTCCATCGATTTGAATAATCCGTATGTTCCGCTTGCCGAAGACCAACGCAAGGCGCTCAATCTCCCGAGCAGCGTCAAAGAAGGCGTTGTGGTTCTTGATGCCGTCGGTCCGGCCAAGGAAGCCGGACTCAAGCTGAACGATGTCATAACGAAATTTAACGGCCAGACTATCGACTCCACGCTGAGCTTGCGCAAATATTTGTACAACGAGACTAAGATCGGCGATCCGCTCGTCATCACTTTTTACCGTCATGGCGTAGAGCAGGAAGTTACCGTTACACTCAAAGAGAAACCGGGGGAATAA
- the walK gene encoding cell wall metabolism sensor histidine kinase WalK, translating into MKAMSFFRTIQAKLIIIYVLLILIAMQLIGVYFVSSMKTSLTDNFTKDLKARAEMLSILTADKFSSEAGGTSEDSSVDSLRGMVNNLYISGAEIQVLDASGKIITTSVPSQSDYVGRRNTQTVVSRALQGISDNEEYIIGDDNVRKKVVAKPVWSGGKVVGAIYIAADMKDLYATMGRINSVFISGLLIALALTAVLGVILAHTITQPIKEMTRHATAVAEGSFDRKMPIFGNDEIGQLSKAFNYMTGRLRDALSQNEEEKEKLASILTNMSDGVVATDEAGRVILMNRRASLMLGAEEPLPRGLALDGLLGLEGDQILALSGGTAQSTMLRLKSSEEEDPNIVRVTFTPIHRREGGIAGTIAVLQDVTEQENLEASRREFVANVSHELRTPLTTIKSYAEALDDGAMEDPQLAGRFVGVIRSETERMIRLVTDLLHLSRLDSREAQLRYQETDIAEMLEDVADRFSFQIRQKRISIRTIVRRDISTAWLDRDQIDQVLGNLVSNALKYTSEGGSIEIEAGRNSEGMLEISVRDSGIGIPKKDIERIFERFYRVDKARSRNMGGTGLGLSIAREIVKAHGGAISLQSELNKGSKVTFTLPLEKQRRDGA; encoded by the coding sequence ATGAAGGCCATGTCCTTTTTCCGGACAATTCAGGCGAAGCTGATTATTATTTACGTGCTGCTGATTCTGATCGCGATGCAGCTGATCGGCGTATATTTTGTGAGTTCGATGAAGACTTCGCTGACCGATAACTTCACGAAGGATTTGAAGGCACGGGCGGAAATGCTGTCTATTCTGACGGCCGATAAATTCAGCAGCGAAGCTGGCGGAACGAGCGAAGACTCATCGGTGGACAGCCTGCGCGGCATGGTCAACAATCTGTACATCAGCGGCGCGGAAATTCAGGTGCTTGATGCGAGCGGCAAAATCATCACCACCTCGGTGCCGTCGCAGAGCGACTATGTCGGGCGGCGCAATACACAGACAGTGGTCAGCCGCGCGCTGCAGGGCATCAGCGACAACGAAGAGTATATTATCGGTGACGATAATGTGCGGAAGAAGGTCGTGGCCAAGCCGGTATGGTCGGGCGGGAAGGTTGTTGGCGCCATCTACATCGCGGCCGATATGAAGGATCTGTATGCGACCATGGGCCGGATCAACAGCGTATTCATCTCCGGACTTCTCATCGCGCTGGCCCTGACTGCGGTGCTCGGCGTCATCCTTGCCCATACGATTACGCAGCCGATCAAGGAGATGACGCGGCACGCCACGGCGGTGGCCGAAGGAAGCTTCGACCGGAAAATGCCGATCTTCGGCAATGATGAAATCGGGCAGCTGAGCAAAGCTTTTAATTATATGACCGGAAGGCTGCGGGACGCGCTGTCCCAGAACGAGGAAGAGAAGGAGAAGCTCGCCTCCATTCTGACGAATATGAGCGACGGCGTAGTGGCGACGGATGAAGCCGGCCGCGTCATTCTGATGAACCGCAGGGCATCGCTGATGCTTGGGGCGGAGGAACCGCTGCCCAGGGGGCTTGCGCTGGACGGGCTGCTCGGCCTGGAGGGCGACCAGATTCTTGCGTTGTCCGGCGGTACAGCACAGTCCACGATGCTGAGGCTTAAATCTTCCGAAGAGGAGGATCCGAACATCGTGCGGGTAACGTTCACGCCGATTCACCGCCGCGAGGGCGGAATCGCCGGAACGATCGCGGTGCTGCAGGACGTCACCGAGCAGGAGAACCTGGAAGCGTCACGCCGCGAATTCGTGGCAAATGTATCGCATGAGCTGCGCACGCCGCTGACGACCATCAAGAGCTATGCGGAAGCGCTGGATGACGGCGCGATGGAAGATCCGCAGCTGGCCGGCCGTTTTGTCGGCGTAATCCGCAGCGAGACGGAGCGGATGATCCGGCTCGTTACCGATCTGCTGCATCTGTCGCGGCTGGACTCCAGAGAAGCGCAGCTGCGGTATCAGGAGACCGACATTGCCGAGATGCTGGAGGATGTAGCCGACCGCTTCTCCTTCCAAATCCGGCAGAAGCGGATTTCTATCCGCACCATCGTCCGCCGGGACATCTCGACGGCTTGGCTCGACAGGGATCAGATCGACCAGGTGCTCGGCAATCTGGTGTCCAATGCCCTGAAATATACGTCGGAGGGTGGAAGCATCGAGATCGAGGCGGGACGCAATTCCGAAGGAATGCTGGAGATTTCCGTCCGTGATTCCGGGATCGGTATTCCGAAGAAGGATATTGAGCGCATTTTCGAGCGCTTTTACCGGGTGGACAAGGCGCGTTCGCGGAATATGGGCGGAACCGGACTCGGACTTTCCATTGCCCGGGAAATTGTAAAGGCGCATGGTGGCGCTATATCGCTGCAATCTGAACTGAACAAAGGCTCTAAGGTTACCTTTACGCTGCCTCTGGAGAAGCAAAGGAGGGATGGAGCGTGA
- a CDS encoding MBL fold metallo-hydrolase has translation MGISFTVLSSGSTGNATIVRGGGTTLMIDAGLSARRIEELLAMRELKGDEIEGILVTHEHSDHIKGLGAVARKFNLPIYANSSTWSAIEKGIGNIKDHNRLILETGQSKDFGDMRVESFAISHDAAEPVGYNFYEGKEKLSVATDLGYVSDKVRAAISDADVLVLEANHDIEMLRMGRYPWNTKRRILGDMGHLSNDATGAALSEILTGRTKRTYLAHLSRDHNMIELARMSVRGAMEDRGCFYRDSEFRLCDTYYDRPTPWDTVSES, from the coding sequence ATGGGGATTTCATTTACGGTGCTGTCCAGCGGTTCAACCGGCAATGCCACGATTGTACGGGGCGGCGGGACGACACTGATGATCGACGCGGGTTTAAGCGCGCGGCGGATTGAGGAGCTGCTGGCGATGCGGGAGCTAAAGGGAGATGAGATTGAGGGGATACTCGTGACGCATGAGCATTCCGACCATATCAAGGGTCTCGGCGCGGTCGCCCGTAAATTCAATCTGCCGATCTACGCCAACAGCAGTACATGGAGCGCAATCGAGAAGGGCATCGGGAACATCAAGGACCATAACCGGCTCATTCTGGAGACCGGACAATCTAAAGATTTTGGAGATATGCGGGTGGAATCATTCGCCATTTCCCACGATGCCGCAGAGCCGGTCGGCTACAACTTCTATGAAGGCAAGGAGAAGCTCAGCGTGGCGACCGACCTCGGCTATGTCAGCGACAAGGTGAGAGCAGCCATCTCGGATGCCGACGTATTGGTGCTGGAGGCCAACCATGATATCGAAATGCTGCGGATGGGGCGGTATCCATGGAATACGAAACGGCGGATACTCGGCGATATGGGCCATCTGTCCAATGATGCGACGGGTGCGGCGCTCAGCGAGATTCTGACGGGACGCACCAAGCGGACCTATCTGGCTCATTTAAGCCGGGATCATAATATGATCGAGCTTGCGAGAATGTCCGTTCGCGGAGCGATGGAAGACAGAGGCTGCTTCTATAGAGACAGCGAGTTCCGGCTCTGCGACACCTACTACGACCGGCCTACGCCATGGGATACGGTGAGCGAATCATAA